The Zea mays cultivar B73 chromosome 7, Zm-B73-REFERENCE-NAM-5.0, whole genome shotgun sequence DNA segment TAATTCATTATGGGTGCATTATATAATTTCTGGTGTTGTATGTTGCATGGGAGGACTTTTTGTACAATACACTTGTACCTGTCCCCAATTGACAGAGTGACTTTGTTTGTTGCTAAATTCTGATATCTCTAAATTCAGTCCTATTAATACAGCGATATATTGTACATATTATTTTAGCATTTTAATAGACAAGAGATTATATGTCATATAGTCGTTTTAATGTTTTTTGTATCTTTGCAATAATGTCATGATAGATCCTATAAGAACAATGGCATTAGGTAGACGTACTCAAAATAGGACGGTGGCAGGCCTGTCTCCCTTTCCTCCGTAAGTTTATATAAGGTTATTTACTTTTTACATCTATTTGTATGAAGAACTTAAACTAAAGTTCGTGTTTTATGTAGTTTCGTGCTATTTGACGATATTCAAGATGTCAATAACTTACCACAAGTCAAAAGTGTCTTTGCGAGAGTAGTTGTTAAGTTCCCTAGGCGTCGTAATAGTCAACACTACATCCTACAGGACATCACTGTGAGTCACTTCAACAAGCATTGAAATAGAGCCAATATATTCATGTTATTATAATTAAATTCTTTGACTCATACAACATGTATTCCCAAATATCTAGGGATCCAAAATCGAAGCAATTTCTAACGGCAATAATGTCCAACGGTTCGATGCCTTACTCACACAAGGATGCACATATACATTGTATAGAGTGGCATTTTGTCTAAACCGGGAGGAACTTCAATTTCGCAATATTGGTCATGGGCTAGAGTTGGGATTGATAACACATACTATTGTGGATCCATTCACGAAGCCAATCCAATTTCCTCCATTTCCAAAGTATCTTATGCCATTTCATGAGGTTTACCAACAACCGCATAAGACATTCGTAGGTAATAACCCTTCTTTCCATatagtttatatatatatatatcactaaCGCCTGAAGTCTAAATGATTCAAAGGTAACTAATCATATGTGAATTGTTCAGATGTTATTGGCATAGTTCTTCATTTGGAACCATTAAAGCATATCGGTGGAAGACCGTATAGAGAAGCTGTACTAATGGATTCTAGGTGGCACTAATTTTCATATATACATTATTTTTTAACAGCATTATGCATTTGTTAGGTCTTATTCAGACGATTAAGGTTTTTAATAGGTGGGATCTAATCATCGTGGGGGTATGGACTGACCTCTTGCAAAGAAATGCTCTACGATGGTCGTTAGCTAGAGTTGACAAGAACATAATTATTGGAACTTTGCTGCGTTGTAACCATAATCACAGTAATTTCTTCTGTGCCTAACATCTTTCAATATATACTTAATTCTTACTCTTATTAATAATTATATACTATTATTTTATAACAATAGGGTGCTTGGAAACCTCGGACCACAGCACTATTCATTTCAACCCGGATCATCACACTAAATACCGCTTGAAGAGTGAGTGGTTCTTATAATATATTTATAGATTATAGATATAGATACAATTAGAATGACAATAATTTAAAATAATCATGTCCTTACAAATCATGTTCTAAATTGCAGCAATTCGTCGTTCGTTGATTGACAATCCAAGGAGTCGTTTCATCGACAAATTTCTAGAGAACAGACGAGCACATTTGGCGACTGTAACATCGGATTGAGACATGTGTTCTAGCTTGTTATAGTAGAATACTTTGTTAGTCATGTATCAGATGAAACTTATTAATAATGATTTGTGTTCTGTTTTTATTGGTCGTGTATTCGATCTTAATGTTAACCGCTTTGTATAGAACTATGTGACCTCTCTATTATCTAATAAATAAGTTCATCATCATTAGTTTGTTTGTCAGTGTTCTTATTTGTCTGGTTTCTTGTTCTGTCTGCTTGTATATGTGTCTTTCCGTGGTTGTGTGCACACTCTGTTTGTCTAATTTACATGCAGTGGCAACTTTGTTGTAGTGTTGCGGTTCTAAAGTACTACTGTATTTCAGTTCGAA contains these protein-coding regions:
- the LOC103651728 gene encoding uncharacterized protein, yielding MALGRRTQNRTVAGLSPFPPFVLFDDIQDVNNLPQVKSVFARVVVKFPRRRNSQHYILQDITGSKIEAISNGNNVQRFDALLTQGCTYTLYRVAFCLNREELQFRNIGHGLELGLITHTIVDPFTKPIQFPPFPKYLMPFHEVYQQPHKTFVDVIGIVLHLEPLKHIGGRPYREAVLMDSRWDLIIVGVWTDLLQRNALRWSLARVDKNIIIGTLLRCNHNHRCLETSDHSTIHFNPDHHTKYRLKTIRRSLIDNPRSRFIDKFLENRRAHLATVTSD